A stretch of DNA from Candidatus Cloacimonadota bacterium:
GAAATTTGAAAATATCGTCAGGATCGGAAACATTAAAATTCCTGCCAGAATTCGCGGCATGTAAATATAATCGATAGGATCGATAGCCATTGTTTTGAGTGCATCCAGTTGTTCACTCACTTTCATCGTTCCTATTTCGGCTGCAATGGAAGCTCCAACTTTTCCGGTTAGAACTAATCCCGTAAGAACTGGAGCTAATTCTATCATGGTAGACTTTCCCACCAGAACACCAATCAGATTTTCTGGAATATATCCGCTGGTTTGATAGGAAGCTTGAACGGAAGTTACTAAACCTGTAAAACCGGAGGTGATGGAAATCAGCAGGAGCGAATCAAAACCGATTCGTTTCATTTGAATGGTAATCTCAGGTAAACGTTTCTTGATCTTAGTCAGATGCAGAAAAACCGCTATCTGGAATCTTACGTATTCGCCAAAGATCGTTATAAGATTTTTAATCATATTGATTTAAATCTCGGAAGGCAGTAAATGGCGCATCAAATTTCATCTCAATTTTTCCGATTGCACCATGACGATTTTTTCCTATGATTACTTCTGCAATGCCAGGGAATTCAGTATCTTCGTTGTATACTTCATCACGATAGATGAACATCACAATATCAGCATCCTGCTCTATTGCTCCCGATTCACGGAGGTCAGAAAGTTTGGGACGTTTATCATCTCTGTTTTCCAATCCGCGATTTAGCTGTGAAAGTGCAATAATTGGAATGTTTATCTCTTTTGCCAGAACTTTTAGATTTCTTGATATCTCAGAAATTTCCTGCTGACGATTTTCTCTGTTTCTTTTGCTGCTCATCAGTTGGAGATAGTCAATTATAATAAGATCCAGGCCTTTTATTTCTGCTTGTAAACGTCGGGTTTTGGCACGAATATCCAAAATAGTATTGGAACCGCTGTCATCTATATAAATACTTTTCTCTGCCAAAACCTCTGCTGCTCCGGCGATTCGCAGAAGTTTCTTCTCGTTCATGCCATAGCCTTTCAGCATGTTTTCCATTTCCACTTCCGAAGCTGAACTCAGAATTCTCATCAATAATTCTTCCGCTTCCATCTCCATTGTGTAGATCCCAACTTTTTTATCGTATCGAACAGCTGTATTGGATGCGATATTCAGAGCCAACGAAGTTTTTCCCATGGCAGGCCTGGCAGCAAGTACGATCAGCTGACCAGGACGAAAACCACCAATTTTTCGATCCAATTCCAGAAAACCGGAAGGAACACCATGCACA
This window harbors:
- a CDS encoding ABC transporter permease; this translates as MIKNLITIFGEYVRFQIAVFLHLTKIKKRLPEITIQMKRIGFDSLLLISITSGFTGLVTSVQASYQTSGYIPENLIGVLVGKSTMIELAPVLTGLVLTGKVGASIAAEIGTMKVSEQLDALKTMAIDPIDYIYMPRILAGILMFPILTIFSNFVGIFAAFLLSVGKYQVNAFSFFSNMRDFFLPSDLWGGLVKSVFFGLIITSIGCFTGSKASGGAEGVGKVATLTVVYSAICILIMDFIVASILFGGMV
- the dnaB gene encoding replicative DNA helicase; protein product: MVNMASRTERQLPNDINAEAAVLSAMMIDNFVVAKAIENLDPEHFYRKSHEIIFRNITELFEQNTEIDIITLIDHLKTNSELEKVGGESFINELSDVVLSGANAEFHINIVLEKALLRQLISASNKIIEISYNSDAPVEDIVDDAEQMIFKIAERPNRKAFQSIAKVIPGTIKNIEETATTKKNVHGVPSGFLELDRKIGGFRPGQLIVLAARPAMGKTSLALNIASNTAVRYDKKVGIYTMEMEAEELLMRILSSASEVEMENMLKGYGMNEKKLLRIAGAAEVLAEKSIYIDDSGSNTILDIRAKTRRLQAEIKGLDLIIIDYLQLMSSKRNRENRQQEISEISRNLKVLAKEINIPIIALSQLNRGLENRDDKRPKLSDLRESGAIEQDADIVMFIYRDEVYNEDTEFPGIAEVIIGKNRHGAIGKIEMKFDAPFTAFRDLNQYD